The region TATGTCTATATTTAAAAATGCTGGACTGAAATTTGGGAGTAACGAAAGTATTAAATTAGAAATCTCTGGGAGCGTCTTACACTCTATGTCTAACATATCCCTAAATTCAAACCCCCTCTCTACCCAGGTTCTTGCTACATTTTTATCAAATGTGTTGATGGCGCCGGCCTTGAAACGAAAGAATTTAAGGTGCTTAAATTCTGAATTCACCTGGCTTGATTTGATTCCTAAATTAAAAAAAGTATCGGCCCTTCTGATGTTTTTCCAATGACTCTCCAAATCTGGATTAGCGTCAATAGCTACGCCGTTCCAGCCTGCTAGATTTAAAAGTTTAGTATTTGAGTAAAGTGTTTCATGGTAACAGCCTATGTCAAGATATGTTCCCTTAATATCTGATAATATGTCATTCCAAAAAAATTCTCGAATAATTTCATCTTCTCCATTCTGGCTAAAACCTATTTTTAAGAATTGTTCACTTAAAATAGAAGTATTGATTAATGGGCTGTTGATCCAATTTGGGTACATGTTGTCACGAAGGGTGGTTTGAATGCTTTGACTTTAATTCCATGCCCACAACTCTTTCTTTTTGAGTTGTCCTTGGGCTTATTGGTCGAAGTGGAGGTTTCTTTGTTTCCGGCGCCCCCAAAGAGATAGCCCTGCAGTGCGTCGTAAAGGGGTTTGGAAGAGCATCGCGGCATCGGCTGCACACTCGATTTAGACCGTACCTAGCTTCTGGGTTGATATAGCCCTCAACGGCGCAGCACCATCAGCTGTTGGGGGCTTGCATCCTGGAAGCCCAGTTGCCGGTAGAAGCCGGCGCTGTTGGTGGTCATTAAATAGACCCGTTCCACCCCCACCACCGGCGGGGTGTGGAGGAGTTCTTCGATCACCCGGCGGCCGAGGCCATGGCCCTGCAGATCGCCGGCCACGACGATGTCCCAGAGCACGGCGCGGCTGAAGCCATCGGAGGTAGCCCGCCCGAAGCCCACCAGCCGCTTGCCGCGCCAGAGGCTCACCACTGTGCTGCTACCGGCGAGTAAGCGCCGCAGCTGGGAAAAGCTGCGGCCGCGGGCCCAGAAGGCGTGGCGATCAAACAGCCGTTGCAGCTTGAGCAGCGCCCGGCAGGGACGCAGATCCGGCCCGAGGCCAAGCCAGCGCAGGCCGGGGGCACCGGGGGCATGGTGGACCAGCCGGATCGGGGTCACGGGTCGGGGAGCCGCAGCAGTTCATCTTGCTCCCCTGGTGTTGAGAGGTTGCAGATCAA is a window of Synechococcus sp. A15-24 DNA encoding:
- a CDS encoding GNAT family N-acetyltransferase, which gives rise to MTPIRLVHHAPGAPGLRWLGLGPDLRPCRALLKLQRLFDRHAFWARGRSFSQLRRLLAGSSTVVSLWRGKRLVGFGRATSDGFSRAVLWDIVVAGDLQGHGLGRRVIEELLHTPPVVGVERVYLMTTNSAGFYRQLGFQDASPQQLMVLRR